In the genome of bacterium, one region contains:
- a CDS encoding spondin domain-containing protein translates to MAEWGSITPLDLEVGDAVAGGQAGEVIASDAYTVSPGSLSTEFTATPSFPLATVVTMVAPSPDWFTGVAGLDLRDGDACIEEITVEMWPYDAGTDSGVTYTSGNQDTSPSGPIAPIDGTPFTPGVPLGTMTFTLLTSATAVPAAGVLAMRVHPNPFNPRTTVSFTTTVSGRGAVRVHDLRGRALRELWRGHVDAGRFEIPWDGRDDRGRLLPSGAYLVAVRVGAERATARILLAR, encoded by the coding sequence ATGGCCGAGTGGGGCAGCATCACGCCGCTGGACCTGGAGGTCGGGGACGCCGTCGCCGGCGGACAGGCCGGCGAGGTCATCGCGAGCGACGCGTACACCGTCTCGCCCGGCTCGTTGAGCACCGAGTTCACGGCCACGCCCTCGTTCCCCCTGGCGACGGTCGTGACCATGGTCGCGCCCAGCCCCGACTGGTTCACGGGCGTCGCCGGCCTGGATCTGCGCGACGGGGACGCCTGTATCGAGGAGATCACCGTGGAGATGTGGCCCTACGACGCCGGCACCGACAGCGGCGTGACGTACACGTCGGGCAACCAGGACACCTCCCCCTCCGGGCCCATCGCGCCCATCGACGGGACGCCTTTCACACCGGGCGTCCCGCTGGGGACCATGACCTTCACGCTGCTGACGTCCGCCACCGCCGTACCGGCCGCCGGCGTGCTCGCGATGAGAGTCCATCCCAACCCCTTCAATCCCCGGACCACCGTCTCCTTCACGACCACCGTGTCGGGACGGGGGGCGGTCAGGGTCCACGACCTTCGCGGCCGCGCCCTGCGGGAACTGTGGCGAGGCCACGTCGATGCGGGCCGCTTCGAGATTCCGTGGGACGGCCGCGACGACCGCGGTCGGCTCCTGCCCTCGGGCGCCTACCTGGTCGCCGTCCGGGTCGGTGCGGAGCGCGCCACGGCCAGGATCCTGCTCGCCCGCTGA
- a CDS encoding OprO/OprP family phosphate-selective porin: protein MNGTIKTILSVFALSAVAASAARGGARLEFGDGSLIDLGFRLQFMVVQSQDDLDGDGAFENVQDFVLRRGRFRLSGLVNEKLSCFLQTAINGATDEVGPTMRMTDARIEYATHPGARFFLGLHKAPTSRQELTSAAARLAIDRPGLAGKCLNRGADVLTVFANATYEPGGSGLRGEEGARDMGVTLFGTGALAADVHLKYYLGVYDGIQAAGADAERYAGRVQLNFGDAEEAFSVSSYYLGGKNTVGLGLSYDTQQSVAADAGGGTVDYAMLAADVFLEKPLGGGTLTVEGGYTALDFGGAVRLVTPAAAPAPAVTLDLRRSQGGGFYAQASYLLGGSWQPWVEYESWTSDAADGTGGYTSLRLGLSYFAQGHNANLKLGVERFTPEIPFSAVEDGLTSAVCGVFLAY from the coding sequence ATGAATGGAACGATCAAGACGATCCTGTCCGTCTTCGCCCTGAGCGCCGTCGCCGCGTCCGCCGCCCGGGGCGGCGCGCGTCTCGAGTTCGGCGACGGCTCCCTGATCGATCTGGGCTTCCGGCTGCAGTTCATGGTCGTCCAGAGTCAGGATGATCTGGACGGCGACGGCGCGTTCGAGAACGTCCAGGACTTCGTGCTGCGCCGCGGACGCTTCCGCCTCTCGGGCCTGGTGAACGAGAAGCTGTCCTGCTTCCTGCAGACGGCCATCAACGGCGCCACCGACGAAGTGGGCCCGACCATGCGCATGACCGACGCGCGGATCGAGTACGCGACGCACCCCGGCGCCCGCTTCTTCCTGGGACTGCACAAGGCGCCCACCTCCCGCCAGGAGCTGACCTCCGCCGCCGCCCGTCTGGCCATCGACCGCCCCGGTTTGGCCGGCAAGTGCCTCAACCGGGGCGCGGACGTGCTGACGGTGTTCGCCAACGCGACGTACGAACCCGGCGGCTCCGGCCTGCGCGGCGAAGAGGGCGCCCGCGACATGGGCGTGACGCTCTTCGGGACGGGTGCCCTCGCCGCCGACGTCCACCTCAAGTACTACCTCGGCGTCTACGACGGCATACAGGCCGCCGGCGCCGATGCGGAGCGCTACGCGGGGCGCGTGCAGCTGAACTTCGGCGACGCCGAGGAGGCGTTCTCCGTCTCGTCCTACTACCTGGGCGGCAAGAACACCGTCGGGCTCGGCCTGTCCTACGACACCCAGCAGAGCGTGGCGGCCGACGCCGGCGGCGGGACCGTCGATTACGCCATGCTCGCCGCCGACGTCTTCCTGGAGAAACCGCTCGGCGGGGGCACGCTGACCGTGGAGGGCGGTTACACGGCGCTCGACTTCGGCGGCGCCGTCCGCCTGGTGACGCCCGCCGCGGCGCCGGCGCCCGCGGTCACCCTTGATCTCAGGCGGTCCCAGGGCGGCGGATTCTACGCCCAGGCCAGCTACCTGCTCGGCGGTTCCTGGCAACCCTGGGTCGAGTACGAGTCCTGGACCAGCGACGCCGCCGACGGCACGGGCGGCTATACCTCGCTGCGCCTGGGCCTGTCGTACTTCGCGCAGGGCCACAACGCGAACCTGAAGCTCGGCGTGGAACGCTTCACCCCGGAGATCCCGTTCTCCGCCGTCGAGGATGGGCTGACCAGCGCGGTCTGCGGCGTCTTCCTCGCGTATTAG
- a CDS encoding potassium channel family protein: protein MQTNSRLLRHVLIITAAVIACGTAGFVLIEGWPLFDAFYMTIITLTTIGFGEVHELSGPGRAFTLVLVVFGLGAAAAFAAQFTRLLIEGDLSEYWRRRRMERTLSRLKDHVIVCGYGRIGASICAELSAMGATLAVIEKDEERQAEARASGLAVMPGNATSDTALLSAGVRRAAAVVAALSHDADNVFVALSARDLNPAVVVIARAEDRSLEARMLKAGVNRIVCPAQLGGGRIAHLVGEEIGLEKRPDNRHVADVMGYDLKIYRNLTDRPQTLHEVEFATGSLRTLAVIQSDGTRVNDPPPTATLEEMEAAVLLVDLNAVKPRRHGERKPHEEVRGDQSVGIAPIDAEHQRILSPAQRLDAFDPVSSPQVTGEILDDLKD, encoded by the coding sequence ATGCAGACCAACAGCCGCTTGCTGCGCCATGTCCTGATCATCACGGCCGCCGTCATCGCGTGCGGCACGGCCGGTTTCGTGCTGATCGAGGGCTGGCCGCTGTTCGACGCCTTCTACATGACCATCATCACCTTGACGACGATCGGTTTCGGCGAGGTCCACGAGCTCTCGGGCCCCGGCCGGGCCTTCACCCTCGTCCTGGTGGTTTTCGGCCTCGGCGCCGCGGCGGCGTTCGCGGCCCAGTTCACACGTCTGCTGATCGAGGGCGACCTGAGCGAGTACTGGAGGAGACGACGCATGGAACGGACACTCTCCCGCCTGAAGGATCACGTGATCGTCTGCGGTTACGGTCGCATCGGGGCGTCGATCTGCGCGGAGCTGAGCGCCATGGGCGCCACCCTCGCCGTCATCGAGAAGGACGAGGAGCGCCAGGCCGAAGCCCGCGCCTCCGGTCTTGCCGTGATGCCCGGCAACGCCACCAGCGATACCGCCCTGCTCAGCGCCGGCGTGCGGCGCGCGGCCGCGGTCGTGGCCGCCCTGTCCCACGATGCCGACAACGTCTTCGTGGCCCTGTCGGCCCGCGACCTGAATCCGGCCGTCGTCGTCATCGCGCGCGCCGAGGATCGGTCCCTGGAAGCCAGGATGCTCAAGGCCGGCGTGAACCGCATCGTCTGCCCGGCCCAGCTCGGCGGCGGCCGGATCGCCCATCTGGTCGGCGAGGAGATCGGTCTCGAGAAGCGGCCGGACAACCGGCACGTGGCCGACGTGATGGGCTACGACCTGAAGATCTACCGCAACCTCACCGACCGGCCCCAGACCCTGCACGAGGTGGAATTCGCCACCGGCTCGCTGCGCACCCTCGCGGTGATCCAGAGCGACGGCACCCGCGTCAACGACCCGCCGCCGACGGCCACCCTGGAGGAGATGGAAGCGGCCGTGCTGCTCGTCGACCTCAACGCCGTCAAGCCCCGCCGTCACGGCGAAAGGAAGCCGCACGAAGAGGTCCGCGGGGATCAGAGCGTGGGCATCGCGCCCATCGACGCCGAGCACCAGCGCATCCTGTCCCCGGCCCAGCGCCTCGATGCCTTCGATCCGGTGAGCAGCCCGCAGGTGACCGGGGAGATCCTGGACGATCTGAAGGACTAG
- a CDS encoding DUF819 family protein, whose product MTWAIWSVLLAGAAFGLWAENTKVGRKLSGAVLTMGFTFALSNLRVIPAADVPAYDVVWSYLVPLAIPLLLLRADLRRILREAGPTLLAYVIGAAGTVIGTVVAFHVVPLGPEGWKLAAIFCATYIGGSMNYAAAAEAVQLQSGDLLTAGVAADNLVMALYFLVLFALPSLVWLRSRYRIRDTAGSASAGTGGASVAQADASRPPDLLRTASALALGAGLCAVGYGLADLLGLQGGGILVVTALTVVLATAFSRQLRNLAGAEVVGAFLMQIFFAVIGASANIGVVLSVGPSLFVFAAVILAVHLTVLLAAGKAAGLDLTELVIASNANMGGPTTAAAMAVARRWQHLVLPAILCGTLGYAVATFVGVMLGHWLR is encoded by the coding sequence ATGACCTGGGCCATCTGGTCGGTGCTGCTGGCCGGCGCCGCCTTCGGTCTCTGGGCCGAGAACACGAAGGTCGGCCGCAAGCTGTCCGGCGCCGTCCTGACCATGGGCTTCACCTTCGCCCTGTCCAACCTGCGCGTGATCCCCGCCGCGGACGTGCCCGCCTACGACGTGGTCTGGTCCTACCTGGTGCCGCTGGCGATACCGCTGCTGCTGCTGCGGGCCGATCTGCGCCGCATCCTGCGGGAGGCCGGCCCGACCCTGCTGGCCTACGTCATCGGCGCCGCAGGCACGGTGATCGGGACGGTCGTCGCCTTCCACGTCGTGCCGCTGGGCCCCGAGGGCTGGAAGCTGGCCGCCATCTTCTGCGCCACCTACATCGGCGGCTCGATGAACTACGCCGCCGCCGCCGAAGCGGTGCAGCTCCAGTCGGGCGACCTGCTGACCGCGGGCGTCGCAGCCGACAACCTGGTGATGGCGCTCTACTTCCTGGTGCTGTTCGCCCTGCCGTCGCTCGTCTGGCTGCGGTCCCGCTATCGCATCCGGGACACGGCGGGGAGCGCGTCCGCGGGCACCGGCGGCGCGTCGGTGGCCCAGGCCGACGCCTCGCGCCCGCCGGACCTGCTGCGCACCGCCTCCGCGCTCGCGCTCGGGGCGGGGCTATGCGCCGTCGGCTATGGGTTGGCCGACCTGCTGGGACTTCAGGGCGGCGGCATCCTGGTCGTCACCGCGTTGACGGTCGTGCTGGCCACCGCTTTTTCGCGCCAGCTCCGCAACCTGGCCGGGGCGGAGGTGGTGGGCGCATTCCTGATGCAGATCTTCTTCGCGGTCATCGGCGCCAGCGCCAACATCGGCGTGGTCTTGAGCGTCGGGCCGTCTCTCTTCGTCTTCGCCGCGGTGATCCTCGCGGTGCACCTGACCGTCCTGCTGGCGGCCGGCAAGGCCGCCGGGCTGGACCTCACCGAGCTGGTCATCGCATCGAACGCCAACATGGGCGGCCCGACCACCGCCGCGGCCATGGCGGTGGCGCGGCGCTGGCAGCACCTGGTCCTGCCGGCGATCCTCTGCGGCACGCTGGGCTACGCTGTCGCCACGTTTGTCGGGGTGATGCTCGGGCATTGGCTGCGGTGA